Part of the Polyangiaceae bacterium genome, GCTGGGTCCCTCTGGTCATCGCCGGCACCATCTTCGCGATGATGACCACCTGGAAGGACGGGCGCGGCATCCTCGGCCAGCGCTGGCGCGAACAGATGATCCCGCTGGGCGATTTCTTCGAGCTGATGCGCATCGAGCGTCCGGCGCGCGTTCCGGGGACCGCCGTCTTCATGACCAGCAACGCCGACGGCACGCCGCCCGCCTTGATGCAGAACTTCACGCACAACCGCGTCGTGCACCAGCAAGTGATCTTGCTCACAGTGCTGACGACCGAGCAGCCCCGCGTGATGGCGGACGAACGCGTGACGGTCGAGGACCTGCCAGAAGGCTTCCGGCGCGTCGTCGCTCGCTACGGCTTCATGGAGCAGCCGGACATCCCCCAGCTGCTCGAGGAGCGGCACCTCGAGGACTGGTCGCTCGAGCACACCACGTTCTTCCTGGGGCGCGAGACCCTGCTCGCGACCAAGCGCGAGGGCATGGCCGTCTGGCGCGAGCACCTGTTCGCCTTCATGAGCCGCAACTCCCAGCGCGCCTCGACCTTCTTCAACGTCCCCTCGGACCGGGTGATGGAAGTCGGCTCGCAGATCGAGCTGTAGGCACGGCTCCCGCCAGGGGGCGAAGAAATCTTCGGCGCGTCCCGCGCGTAAGGAGGGACTGGGTCCGCGCGTTTTCGAGGAAAGGTGGTCCCCATGCTGCGTCGGATGGTCATCGGGTTGTCGCTGCTCCTCCTGGCCTTGCCTGCGGCCGCAGAATCCAAGCCCGCCCGACCGGCGACGGCTTTCCAGGCCAAACCGACCCGACCCGCCCGCGCCGTGGCGCCGCGCGTCGCGACGGCTCGCGCCGTCGAGGTGCTCTGGGGTGGGCAGTGGTGGGCAGCCGAGGTGCTGGAGACCCGCGGCGACGTGAGCCGCATCCACTACACCGGCTGGGGCGCCGAGTGGGACGAGTGGGTGGGGCCGGAGCGGCTGCGAACGGCTGCCCCGGCCGCTCCCCGGCGGCCGGCCGTGGCGCTGAAGAGCACCCGGGTCGGCCAGCGCATCGAGGTCGAGTGGCACGGCAGCTGGTGGCCCGCCGAGGTCGTCGCCGTCAAGAACGGGTTCTACAAGATCCACTACGCCGGCTGGGGCGCCGAGTGGGACGAGTGGGTGGAGCTCACTCGCATGCGGGCGCCCGCGAGAGCACCCGCGGGCACGCCGGAGATCGCCGGCGCCGCGAGCTGACTCACTGGTCGATGACCTTGAGGCCCTTGTCGCGCAGCGGCTGGATCGGGCCGAGATCGCCCTCGGGGGTGCCCGCGACGTACAGGAACTTCAGCGCCTTCATGTCCTTGAGGGGGGTGTAGTCCTTGACCTGAGTGCGCTGGATGCTCAGCCGCTCGAGCTTCGTCAGACCCGCGATCGGCGACAGGTCGCGCACCGGTGTGTCGTCGATCGCGAGCTCGGTGAGGTTCTTCAGGTTGGCCAGCGGGGCGAGGTTCGTGACCTGTGTGCGCCCGAGATCGAGCCGATCGAGCTTGGTCAGCTTCTCGAGCGGCGTGAGGTCGGCCACCTTGTTGATGCTGGCGCGCAGCGACTCGAGCTGCGACATGCCGGAGAGCAGCGACAGGTCGTCGAGATCCCCCGGACCCAGGAACAGCTCCTTCAGGTTCTTGGCGTGCGGCATCACGCAGGGGTCGAGCTGGTGCGTCTCGACCTGAGAGATGTTCAGGCTCTTCAGTTTGCCGAGATCGGCCTGCGTGATGTCGCCGTCGGCCTTGCCGATCTTCTTCCTGACCTCCGCCTCGACCGCCTTGTCGTCGAAGGCCACGGCGGGCCCCTTGGGGCAGTCGGCGGCGGTCTTCTTCGGTCGCGCCTTCTTCTCTTCCTTCGGCTTGTCGGCCGTCGCCGACGGCGCGGGCGCCGGGGCGACCGTCGCGGCCGGGGTCGCGGACGCCTTCGTCGGCTCGGGTTTCTTCTCGTCGTCGCAGGCGACGACGAGAAGACCGAGGAGGGGCAGGGCCGGATACGCGCGCTTCAGCATGGGCGCGACTCTACCACCCGAGCGAGCGGCTCCAACACCTCGGCTTCATCCTCGGGTTCTGCTTCTTCGCGGCCCGCGATAGCCGCACCTCCCTGCTTCCTTCGAGGTTCCCTCGAGACCCGATGAGGAATCGCCAGGCGACAACCCCCACCGGATAGCGGGAGTGCTCCGGCCCACCCCTCCGGCCCTCCGGGTATCCCCCTCCGGAGCCGCTGCGGAACACCCGGAGGGGTGGGACTTCCAAGGGTCGTCGCGAAGCGCGTTCGCCGGTGTTCTCGTGGGTCTGGGCCTCCGTGGCAGATCGCGATCTGCTCATGCCAAGACTGCGAATGCCGAGTCAGCGGTACGCGCCTCGCCGCCCGAGCGCGTCCGCGAGCTTCGCGAGGCTCTCCGCCAGGGCGAGCACCGGCTCGGCCTCGGTGAGCGTTCCGGGCATGACCAGCGTGATTCGGTCCGCGCGCACGGCGAGCTCCGCGTCCTGATCCGCCCATTCGTCGGCGATGGCCCGCGCCTCGCCGGTGAAGCTGCCGACGCCCGCGTGGAACCGCTCCGGAATGGGCGAGCTGGCGAGCACGGCGATCTCCACCCCGGACGCCGCGGCTCCGGGCGCCCAGAGCTGGGTGAGCTCGACGCGCCGCCCGCCGAGCTCACCCGTGACCGACGGGCGGGCGGGGCGAAGCTCGCCGGACAACGCGCGGGCGGCCTCCTGCCACGCCGCGAGCTCGATGCCGGCGGGAGCGGGCAGAGAGAGCGCGATCTCGGGGACGCGGCGAGCGAGCTCGAGTGCCGAGCGCGCGAGGTCGAGCACTGGCTCGACCGTGAGTCCAGCGCCGGCCCGCTCGAGCACGAGTCGGTCGTCGTCGAAGCGGCGGACCTTGACGAAGCGAAGCCCCGGTTCGACGAGCGCGACCAGCGCTCGCACCTGAATCTCGTCACGACCGGTCAACACGGTCCCTTCGCGCATCACGACGCCCTCCTTGCTCCAGAGCCGCGAGAGCACGCCGCCGGAGCCGCTCTGGAGGTCCAGCCCAAGGTTCGGGAACCCGAGCTCGGCGACCAACCTGGGGCGGCCCTCGGCGCTGTCGCGGTAGAGCGCCACGTCCACGGCGCCGGCGCGGGCCTCGAGCCGCTCTCCTTCGAGGCGCATCCCCGCTCGCGTCGCGACGTCGCTCCACACCCGCTGCACCCGCGCGTTGCCCACGGTGGGCGGCGCACGCATCAGGCGCAGGGCACCCTTGTCCTCGCCGCCGCCCCCGGGGGGCAAGATCACGATCGGCAACGACACCACCAGAGCCCCGGCGAGCCGTCGGGCCACGGTGACCTCGAGGGTCCACCACACCCGAAAGGTTTCACTGGAGAAGCTCGGCGGAACGTCCGGAACACGGAGGTCGAACGCGATGGGCTCTCCCTCGCGGGCTTCGGACACCGGGACGTCGATCTGCCAGCCCCCGAACTCTCCCTGCCGCTCCATACCGTGGGCGTACTCCCAGCCGGTGAGCGTGATGCGGATGCCGGTGTAGCGGGCGAAGGCCACATTCCCGAGTGCCACGGCGCCCCGGAGCACTTCGCCCGGTTGCACGACGCCGTCGGCGAGGCTGACCTCGGCGTGCGGCTCGCGCTCGGCGGGACCGTCCGGCGCGCTCGAGTAGAGCAGAGGCTTGGGCGAGCGACCGCCGCCGTAGGGCGTCGGCGCCAGCGTCAGCTCGAACGCGCGCTCCACGTCCACCCACCAGGGGATGGCGATCTCGGCGCCGAGCACGTAGCTGACTCGGACGATGCGGCCGTGGAAGGTCGGCGGCGCGCTCGGCGGCAGCGAGAACCGGCAGGGGAAGCGCAGCTTGCCCGGCTGAAGCTCGGTGGGGCCCGAGAGCCGCGCGGCCAGGTGCAGCGGCACACCTGCGTCCGCGTAGCCCTGATCGCCCACGGCGACGCGGGTTCGGCCCCGGAGCTCCACGTCGAAGTGCTCGATGGGCACCGGCCGGGCGACGTCGAGCTCGAACACCGTCTCGAACTTCTCACCCGGGTGCACCAGTCGGGGCACCAGCACCTGCACCTTGGGGCGGCGCTTGATGAGGGCCATCCGAGCTTCACTTGGCGATGCGCTTGATCGTGCCGGCCTTGTCGTCGGCCCAGTAGACCGCCACGTCGTCCACCGCGATACCCAGCGGCTCGACGCCACCGGTGGCGATCACCGTGGGCTTCAGCTGGTCGCTGCCATCCTTGGCGATCTTCACGACGCTGGGGCCGTCGGCGTTCGTCCAGTAGACGTGAGTCGCATCCACCGCCATGCCGCGGGGGTTCGGCTGCGCGCTCGCCAGCGTGGTGGGGGTCGCCGGCAGCGCGGCGCTCAGCGGAATGTACTGGATCTGGCCCTTGTTGGCGCCGACGCCGATGGCGGTGAAGTACAGGTTCCCGGCGTCGATCGCGATGGCGAAGCTGTTGGTCACGTTCGTCGCCACGACCTCCGGCGTAGTGCCGCCCAGCGGTGCCCGGCGAATCGCGCCGTTGTTCTCGAAGGTGGTCCAGTAGACGTGGGTCGAGGTGAGGGCGAGCTCGAGGGGCCAGGGCACGTTGGTGGAAAGCGCGGCCATGGCTCCGCCGGTCTTGGCCACTTTGTTCACGGCGCCCACCGAAGAGTTCTCGCTGAAGTACACGTTCGCGCCATCGAGGGCGATGCCGATGGCCGAGTTGTTGCCGGTGGCCAGGTTCTCCGGAGTGCCGCCGGTCTTCGGCACGCGGCGCACGAGCTTCGAGACGGCCTCCGTCCAGTAGACGTGGGTCGCGTCCACCGCGATCCGGTTGCACTCTTTGCCCCCGGCGAGCAACTCGATTCCGGTGCCGTCCTTCAGCATGCGGCGCACCGAGCCGCCGGTGTAGTCCACGAAGTACACGTGGGTGGCGTCGAGGGCGAGGCGCGACGGGAAGCCCGTGGTGGCGGTGTACAACGTCACCGGCGAGCACGTTCCCGCGGTGCACGTCCCGCCGAGACAGCTGCGCCCACACTTGCCGCAGCTCGCGGCGCTGGTGGCGAGATCCGTCTCGCAGGTCTGGGCCAGGTTGCCGTCACACTCCGCCATCGTACCGCTGCAGGTGACGCTCACGTCGCTGGGCGCGTCGGCCGCGTCGCTGCCCGCATCGCTGGCGTCGCTGCCCGCTTCGCTGCCTGCGGCGCCACCGCCGCCTGCGGCGCCACCGCCGCCTGCGGCGCCACCGCCGCCACCGGCGCCGCCGGTCCCGCCGGAGCCCGCCGCCCCGCCGGTCCCGGTGTCCGGCGCGCCCCCGTCGGGCGCCGGCTGCTTCAGCTTGCAGTCGCCGCCTTCGCTGCACAGCGTCTGGCTCGACACGCACTTGCCCCCGACGCAGGTCTG contains:
- a CDS encoding leucine-rich repeat domain-containing protein — protein: MLKRAYPALPLLGLLVVACDDEKKPEPTKASATPAATVAPAPAPSATADKPKEEKKARPKKTAADCPKGPAVAFDDKAVEAEVRKKIGKADGDITQADLGKLKSLNISQVETHQLDPCVMPHAKNLKELFLGPGDLDDLSLLSGMSQLESLRASINKVADLTPLEKLTKLDRLDLGRTQVTNLAPLANLKNLTELAIDDTPVRDLSPIAGLTKLERLSIQRTQVKDYTPLKDMKALKFLYVAGTPEGDLGPIQPLRDKGLKVIDQ